A single genomic interval of Pomacea canaliculata isolate SZHN2017 linkage group LG5, ASM307304v1, whole genome shotgun sequence harbors:
- the LOC112563600 gene encoding protein glass-like, whose product MPFPAMSVNVSMSMNVGVPPNLGGATYNCGPPHPQQWPPPPLQAPPPSPPPPLGSQYHHHHHHHHQVPTGNLHSNWLQSASGQYPGYSPSQLSGGQTHPHVMPSYTSASYTFGSDFRSPMATEARSFYYHKPASAACTGAVDSFKDSTRYCPMRHPHPHLHGHNHGAATVGLNKRSKFLSDKVAMAAAAAAAVSVSGGGASAAGMMMGVGVGEGGTVGHHAHGHHHHHHHHHHQGLLKTNLCRICGKTYARPSTLKTHLRTHSGEKPYKCSTCSKSFSQAANLTAHIRTHSGEKPFRCPVCDRRFSQSSSVTTHMRTHSGDRPYRCRLCKKAFSDSSTLTKHLRIHSGEKPYQCKLCLLRFSQSGNLNRHMRVHANQT is encoded by the coding sequence ATGCCTTTCCCGGCCATGAGCGTCAACGTGTCCATGAGCATGAACGTTGGGGTGCCACCCAACCTCGGTGGGGCCACCTACAACTGCggcccaccccacccccagcAGTGGCCACCACCACCCTTGCAGGCGCCGCCCCCGTCCCCTCCGCCGCCGCTGGGCTCGcagtaccaccaccaccatcatcatcaccaccaagTGCCCACCGGCAACCTCCACTCCAACTGGCTGCAGTCGGCGAGCGGCCAGTACCCGGGGTACTCGCCCTCGCAGCTGAGCGGTGGCCAGACCCACCCACACGTCATGCCTTCATACACCTCGGCCTCGTACACCTTCGGCTCGGATTTCCGCTCGCCCATGGCAACCGAGGCGCGGAGCTTCTATTACCACAAACCTGCAAGCGCTGCCTGCACCGGAGCTGTGGACTCCTTCAAGGACTCGACTCGCTACTGCCCGATGCGGCATCCACACCCTCACCTGCACGGCCACAACCACGGGGCGGCCACCGTGGGGCTCAACAAGCGCTCCAAGTTCCTGTCAGACAAGGTGGCCATGGCCGCCGCTGCCGCAGCCGCCGTTTCCGTTTCCGGCGGAGGAGCCTCTGCTGCTGGTATGATGATGGGagtaggggtgggggagggagggacgGTTGGCCATCACGCGCACGggcatcaccatcatcatcatcaccaccatcaccagggGCTTCTGAAGACCAACCTATGCCGTATCTGCGGCAAGACTTACGCCAGGCCCTCCACGCTCAAGACGCACCTGCGCACGCACTCGGGCGAGAAGCCCTACAagtgcagcacgtgcagcaagTCCTTCTCGCAGGCGGCTAACCTCACGGCGCACATCCGCACTCACTCGGGGGAGAAGCCGTTCCGCTGCCCCGTGTGTGACCGTCGCTTCTCGCAGAGCTCTTCCGTCACCACCCACATGCGCACGCACTCCGGCGACCGGCCCTACCGCTGCCGCCTGTGCAAGAAGGCCTTCTCCGACAGCTCCACACTCACCAAGCATTTACGCATCCACAGCGGCGAGAAACCGTATCAGTGCAAGCTGTGCCTGCTTCGCTTCTCGCAGTCCGGCAACCTCAACCGCCACATGCGGGTGCACGCCAACCAGACCTAG
- the LOC112563601 gene encoding aldo-keto reductase family 1 member C23-like protein, which yields MEDGLFTLSNGRKAPAIAFGTWQVSGNKIREMLPLALDAGYRHIDTAYSYDNEDAIGEVLESYFSQGKLKREDIFLATKLWVTFLGKDDVRRAVDESLRRLMVDYVDLLMIHAPWGFKNRGDGTLFPQDEHGNFELENYDLRDTWRELERLVVAGKVKSLGLSNFNSVQVDLICHMAHVPPVCNQVECHAYLPQVELQEFCQKLGVLLSAFAPLGSPGRSEHLVTEGEPVLLQEPILEKIGSKYNKTPAQVLIRSLLQRGILVSVKSITPKRIEENIEVFDFALTVEDMQEIAKLRNDHRFFPFRQMAGDHPQYPFSIPY from the exons ATGGAGGACGGATTATTCACGTTGTCTAACGGACGAAAAGCTCCTGCTATTGCCTTTGGCACCTGGCAG GTGTCGGGAAACAAAATAAGGGAGATGCTGCCTCTAGCCTTAGACGCTGGCTACCGCCACATCGACACCGCATACTCCTACGACAACGAGGACGCGATCGGCGAGGTGTTGGAAAGTTACTTCTCTCAAGGAAAGCTCAAGCGAGAAGACATCTTTCTGGCGACAAAG CTGTGGGTAACGTTTCTGGGCAAAGACGACGTCAGACGAGCAGTGGATGAGAGTCTGCGGCGCCTGATGGTGGACTATGTCGACTTGTTGATGATCCACGCTCCGTGGGGCTTCAAG AATCGCGGCGACGGCACCCTGTTTCCTCAAGATGAGCACGGCAACTTTGAGTTGGAGAACTACGACCTGCGAGACACGTGGCGC GAGCTGGAGCGCCTGGTGGTCGCTGGCAAGGTCAAGAGCTTGGGGCTCAGTAACTTCAACTCCGTACAGGTCGATCTCATTTGTCACATGGCTCATGTGCCGCCTGTGTGCAATCAG GTCGAGTGTCACGCCTACCTCCCTCAGGTAGAACTACAAGAGTTTTGTCAAAAGCTCGGGGTTCTTTTGTCAGCTTTCGCTCCCCTTGGATCTCCAGGCCGCTCCGAGCATCT GGTAACAGAAGGCGAGCCGGTGCTTTTGCAAGAACCTATACTGGAGAAAATTGGCTCCAAGTACAACAAAACACCTGCACAG GTGCTCATAAGGAGTCTGCTTCAGCGAGGAATACTGGTGTCAGTGAAAAGTATTACACCTAAGCGCATTGAAGAAAACATCGAG GTTTTTGACTTCGCCCTAACGGTAGAGGACATGCAGGAGATTGCCAAACTAAGGAACGATCATCGCTTCTTCCCTTTTCGCCAAAT GGCAGGAGATCATCCCCAGTACCCGTTCAGCATCCCATACTAA
- the LOC112563599 gene encoding polypeptide N-acetylgalactosaminyltransferase 13-like isoform X1, whose amino-acid sequence MSSRRIRLQYCKVIILTSMVWVMVDVFVLMYFTDCTNTSNSCNSGNNGAANGGGLTKQDSPGFLDKIIPKGLLTKTPTGPGEMGKAVVVPKDQEAQAKELFKINQFNLVASDMMSLNRSLPDYRMDGCKKKSYPTLNELPKTSVVIVFHNEAWSTLLRTVWSIINRSPWELVEEVILVDDASEKEHLGRKLDDYVAKLPLRVHVVRLEKRTGLIRARLKGASVAKGQVLTFLDAHCECTEGWLQPLLSEIHKDRKSVVCPIIDVISDDTFEYITGSDMTWGGFNWKLNFRWYPVPQRELDRRNGDRAVPTRTPTMAGGLFSIDRDYFYELGSYDEGMDIWGGENLEMSFRIWMCGGQILIVTCSRVGHVFRKTSPYSWPGGVARIINHNTQRIVEVWMDDYKDFFYKINPGVKATEYGDVSERKILREKLQCKSFRWYLENVYPESQLPLDYHSLGEIRNKETNQCVDTMGRKSGEKVGLVMCHGQGGNQIFSYTKKKALQTDDLCLDVSALGGPVKLFQCHGLGGNQKWEYHQQLLTLRHVNTDQCLGKASVHDKETPSLGPCTGEVSQQWVLSDMKW is encoded by the exons ATGTCGTCACGAAGGATTCGCCTGCAGTATTGTAAAGTTATCATCTTAACATCCATGGTGTGGGTAATGGTGGATGTATTTGTTCTCATGTATTTTACGGACTGCACCAACACCAGTAACAGTTGTAACAGTGGGAATAATGGTGCAGCTAATGGAGGAGGACTTACAAAACAGGACAGTCCAGGCTTCCTCGATAAAATAATACCTAAAG GGTTGCTAACCAAGACACCAACAGGGCCAGGAGAGATGGGTAAAGCAGTAGTTGTCCCCAAGGACCAAGAGGCACAAGCAAAAGAACTGTTCAAGATCAATCAGTTCAATCTGGTAGCCAGTGACATGATGTCTCTCAATCGATCCTTGCCTGATTATCGCATGGATGG ATGTAAGAAGAAGTCCTATCCCACACTAAACGAGCTTCCTAAAACTAGTGTAGTAATTGTGTTTCACAATGAGGCCTGGTCAACATTGCTGAGGACTGTTTGGAGCATAATCAATCGATCTCCATGGGAATTGGTCGAAGAAGTTATCCTTGTTGATGATGCAAGTGAGAAGG AGCATCTTGGGAGGAAGCTAGATGACTATGTTGCAAAGTTGCCACTTCGTGTCCATGTTGTTCGTTTAGAAAAACGGACAGGGCTTATTCGAGCTCGCTTGAAAG GTGCCTCAGTGGCAAAGGGACAGGTTCTGACATTCCTTGATGCTCACTGTGAGTGCACAGAGGGGTGGCTACAACCATTGCTGTCAGAAATTCATAAAGATAG GAAATCAGTGGTGTGCCCCATCATTGATGTGATTAGCGATGACACATTCGAATATATCACAGGATCAGACATGACTTGGGGAGGATTTAACTGGAAGCTAAACTTCCGCTGGTATCCTGTGCCACAGCGTGAGCTTGATAGAAGAAATGGAGATCGCGCTGTTCCCACTCG AACACCAACAATGGCAGGAGGATTGTTTTCTATTGACCGTGACTACTTTTATGAACTGGGTTCCTACGATGAGGGAATGGACATTTGGGGAGGAGAGAACCTTGAGATGTCGTTCAGG ATATGGATGTGTGGTGGACAGATTCTTATTGTGACATGTTCTCGTGTGGGTCATGTATTCCGCAAAACATCGCCATACTCATGGCCAGGTGGCGTTGCTCGCATCATAAATCACAATACTCAGCGAATTGTAGAGGTGTGGATGGATGACTACAAggatttcttttataaaataaatccaG GTGTGAAAGCAACTGAATATGGAGATGTGTCAGAGAGGAAGATTTTGCGTGAAAAACTTCAGTGCAAAAGTTTCCGCTGGTATCTGGAAAACGTTTATCCTGAATCACAGTTACCATTGGACTACCACTCCTTAGGCGAG ATTCGAAATAAAGAGACAAATCAGTGTGTTGATACTATGGGTCGTAAGAGTGGAGAGAAAGTTGGCCTTGTCATGTGCCATGGTCAGGGAGGCAATCAG ATATTttcatacacaaaaaagaaagctttacaGACAGATGACCTGTGCCTAGATGTGTCAGCTCTTGGTGGCcctgtaaaattatttcagtgcCATGGGCTGGGCGGCAACCAAAAATGGGAGTATCACCAACAG CTACTTACTTTACGCCACGTCAATACGGACCAGTGTCTAGGAAAGGCATCTGTGCATGACAAAGAAACACCTTCATTAG gtCCATGTACAGGTGAAGTATCACAGCAGTGGGTCCTCAGTGACATGAAGTGGTAA
- the LOC112563599 gene encoding polypeptide N-acetylgalactosaminyltransferase 13-like isoform X2, with product MSSRRIRLQYCKVIILTSMVWVMVDVFVLMYFTDCTNTSNSCNSGNNGAANGGGLTKQDSPGFLDKIIPKGLLTKTPTGPGEMGKAVVVPKDQEAQAKELFKINQFNLVASDMMSLNRSLPDYRMDGCKKKSYPTLNELPKTSVVIVFHNEAWSTLLRTVWSIINRSPWELVEEVILVDDASEKEHLGRKLDDYVAKLPLRVHVVRLEKRTGLIRARLKGASVAKGQVLTFLDAHCECTEGWLQPLLSEIHKDRKSVVCPIIDVISDDTFEYITGSDMTWGGFNWKLNFRWYPVPQRELDRRNGDRAVPTRTPTMAGGLFSIDRDYFYELGSYDEGMDIWGGENLEMSFRIWMCGGQILIVTCSRVGHVFRKTSPYSWPGGVARIINHNTQRIVEVWMDDYKDFFYKINPGVKATEYGDVSERKILREKLQCKSFRWYLENVYPESQLPLDYHSLGEIRNKETNQCVDTMGRKSGEKVGLVMCHGQGGNQVFSYTAKRLIMTDDNLCLQAVSNSVQFSRCDVHNLEWDYSQQLLTLRHVNTDQCLGKASVHDKETPSLGPCTGEVSQQWVLSDMKW from the exons ATGTCGTCACGAAGGATTCGCCTGCAGTATTGTAAAGTTATCATCTTAACATCCATGGTGTGGGTAATGGTGGATGTATTTGTTCTCATGTATTTTACGGACTGCACCAACACCAGTAACAGTTGTAACAGTGGGAATAATGGTGCAGCTAATGGAGGAGGACTTACAAAACAGGACAGTCCAGGCTTCCTCGATAAAATAATACCTAAAG GGTTGCTAACCAAGACACCAACAGGGCCAGGAGAGATGGGTAAAGCAGTAGTTGTCCCCAAGGACCAAGAGGCACAAGCAAAAGAACTGTTCAAGATCAATCAGTTCAATCTGGTAGCCAGTGACATGATGTCTCTCAATCGATCCTTGCCTGATTATCGCATGGATGG ATGTAAGAAGAAGTCCTATCCCACACTAAACGAGCTTCCTAAAACTAGTGTAGTAATTGTGTTTCACAATGAGGCCTGGTCAACATTGCTGAGGACTGTTTGGAGCATAATCAATCGATCTCCATGGGAATTGGTCGAAGAAGTTATCCTTGTTGATGATGCAAGTGAGAAGG AGCATCTTGGGAGGAAGCTAGATGACTATGTTGCAAAGTTGCCACTTCGTGTCCATGTTGTTCGTTTAGAAAAACGGACAGGGCTTATTCGAGCTCGCTTGAAAG GTGCCTCAGTGGCAAAGGGACAGGTTCTGACATTCCTTGATGCTCACTGTGAGTGCACAGAGGGGTGGCTACAACCATTGCTGTCAGAAATTCATAAAGATAG GAAATCAGTGGTGTGCCCCATCATTGATGTGATTAGCGATGACACATTCGAATATATCACAGGATCAGACATGACTTGGGGAGGATTTAACTGGAAGCTAAACTTCCGCTGGTATCCTGTGCCACAGCGTGAGCTTGATAGAAGAAATGGAGATCGCGCTGTTCCCACTCG AACACCAACAATGGCAGGAGGATTGTTTTCTATTGACCGTGACTACTTTTATGAACTGGGTTCCTACGATGAGGGAATGGACATTTGGGGAGGAGAGAACCTTGAGATGTCGTTCAGG ATATGGATGTGTGGTGGACAGATTCTTATTGTGACATGTTCTCGTGTGGGTCATGTATTCCGCAAAACATCGCCATACTCATGGCCAGGTGGCGTTGCTCGCATCATAAATCACAATACTCAGCGAATTGTAGAGGTGTGGATGGATGACTACAAggatttcttttataaaataaatccaG GTGTGAAAGCAACTGAATATGGAGATGTGTCAGAGAGGAAGATTTTGCGTGAAAAACTTCAGTGCAAAAGTTTCCGCTGGTATCTGGAAAACGTTTATCCTGAATCACAGTTACCATTGGACTACCACTCCTTAGGCGAG ATTCGAAATAAAGAGACAAATCAGTGTGTTGATACTATGGGTCGTAAGAGTGGAGAGAAAGTTGGCCTTGTCATGTGCCATGGTCAGGGAGGCAATCAG GTGTTTTCCTACACAGCCAAGCGGCTGATCATGACAGATGATAACCTGTGCCTGCAGGCTGTATCCAACTCGGTACAATTTTCTCGCTGTGATGTCCACAACCTTGAGTGGGATTACAGCCAGCAG CTACTTACTTTACGCCACGTCAATACGGACCAGTGTCTAGGAAAGGCATCTGTGCATGACAAAGAAACACCTTCATTAG gtCCATGTACAGGTGAAGTATCACAGCAGTGGGTCCTCAGTGACATGAAGTGGTAA
- the LOC112563599 gene encoding polypeptide N-acetylgalactosaminyltransferase 13-like isoform X3, with protein MSSRRIRLQYCKVIILTSMVWVMVDVFVLMYFTDCTNTSNSCNSGNNGAANGGGLTKQDSPGFLDKIIPKGLLTKTPTGPGEMGKAVVVPKDQEAQAKELFKINQFNLVASDMMSLNRSLPDYRMDGCKKKSYPTLNELPKTSVVIVFHNEAWSTLLRTVWSIINRSPWELVEEVILVDDASEKEHLGRKLDDYVAKLPLRVHVVRLEKRTGLIRARLKGASVAKGQVLTFLDAHCECTEGWLQPLLSEIHKDRKSVVCPIIDVISDDTFEYITGSDMTWGGFNWKLNFRWYPVPQRELDRRNGDRAVPTRTPTMAGGLFSIDRDYFYELGSYDEGMDIWGGENLEMSFRIWMCGGQILIVTCSRVGHVFRKTSPYSWPGGVARIINHNTQRIVEVWMDDYKDFFYKINPGVKATEYGDVSERKILREKLQCKSFRWYLENVYPESQLPLDYHSLGEIRNKETNQCVDTMGRKSGEKVGLVMCHGQGGNQIFSYTKKKALQTDDLCLDVSALGGPVKLFQCHGLGGNQKWEYHQQV; from the exons ATGTCGTCACGAAGGATTCGCCTGCAGTATTGTAAAGTTATCATCTTAACATCCATGGTGTGGGTAATGGTGGATGTATTTGTTCTCATGTATTTTACGGACTGCACCAACACCAGTAACAGTTGTAACAGTGGGAATAATGGTGCAGCTAATGGAGGAGGACTTACAAAACAGGACAGTCCAGGCTTCCTCGATAAAATAATACCTAAAG GGTTGCTAACCAAGACACCAACAGGGCCAGGAGAGATGGGTAAAGCAGTAGTTGTCCCCAAGGACCAAGAGGCACAAGCAAAAGAACTGTTCAAGATCAATCAGTTCAATCTGGTAGCCAGTGACATGATGTCTCTCAATCGATCCTTGCCTGATTATCGCATGGATGG ATGTAAGAAGAAGTCCTATCCCACACTAAACGAGCTTCCTAAAACTAGTGTAGTAATTGTGTTTCACAATGAGGCCTGGTCAACATTGCTGAGGACTGTTTGGAGCATAATCAATCGATCTCCATGGGAATTGGTCGAAGAAGTTATCCTTGTTGATGATGCAAGTGAGAAGG AGCATCTTGGGAGGAAGCTAGATGACTATGTTGCAAAGTTGCCACTTCGTGTCCATGTTGTTCGTTTAGAAAAACGGACAGGGCTTATTCGAGCTCGCTTGAAAG GTGCCTCAGTGGCAAAGGGACAGGTTCTGACATTCCTTGATGCTCACTGTGAGTGCACAGAGGGGTGGCTACAACCATTGCTGTCAGAAATTCATAAAGATAG GAAATCAGTGGTGTGCCCCATCATTGATGTGATTAGCGATGACACATTCGAATATATCACAGGATCAGACATGACTTGGGGAGGATTTAACTGGAAGCTAAACTTCCGCTGGTATCCTGTGCCACAGCGTGAGCTTGATAGAAGAAATGGAGATCGCGCTGTTCCCACTCG AACACCAACAATGGCAGGAGGATTGTTTTCTATTGACCGTGACTACTTTTATGAACTGGGTTCCTACGATGAGGGAATGGACATTTGGGGAGGAGAGAACCTTGAGATGTCGTTCAGG ATATGGATGTGTGGTGGACAGATTCTTATTGTGACATGTTCTCGTGTGGGTCATGTATTCCGCAAAACATCGCCATACTCATGGCCAGGTGGCGTTGCTCGCATCATAAATCACAATACTCAGCGAATTGTAGAGGTGTGGATGGATGACTACAAggatttcttttataaaataaatccaG GTGTGAAAGCAACTGAATATGGAGATGTGTCAGAGAGGAAGATTTTGCGTGAAAAACTTCAGTGCAAAAGTTTCCGCTGGTATCTGGAAAACGTTTATCCTGAATCACAGTTACCATTGGACTACCACTCCTTAGGCGAG ATTCGAAATAAAGAGACAAATCAGTGTGTTGATACTATGGGTCGTAAGAGTGGAGAGAAAGTTGGCCTTGTCATGTGCCATGGTCAGGGAGGCAATCAG ATATTttcatacacaaaaaagaaagctttacaGACAGATGACCTGTGCCTAGATGTGTCAGCTCTTGGTGGCcctgtaaaattatttcagtgcCATGGGCTGGGCGGCAACCAAAAATGGGAGTATCACCAACAGGTATAG